A single window of Nyctibius grandis isolate bNycGra1 chromosome Z, bNycGra1.pri, whole genome shotgun sequence DNA harbors:
- the AQP8 gene encoding aquaporin-8: MMDMDDKPKPSQPHWYERYVQPCVAELLGSALFIFIGCLSSVEDAEGTGRLQPALVHGLALGSAVAILADVSGAHLNPAASLSIWLVGGMNITMIIPYWVSQLCGGMIGAGLAKAVTASERFGNASGGAFSGIVADEQIPSVLVGEIVLTTFLLLVVCMGAVNGKTKSPLAPFWVAFTVTAAVLAGGGVSGACMNPARAFGPAVVANYWSYHWVYWVGPLLGALLSGVLVRLLLGDRTTRLLLK, encoded by the exons ATGATGGACATGGACGACAAGCCCAAGCCCTCGCAGCCTCACTGGTACGAGCGCTACGTCCAGCCCTGCGTGGCCGAGCTGCTGGGCAGCGCGCTCTTCATCTTCATCGGCTGCCTCTCCTCGGTCGAGGACGCGGAGGGCACGGGGAGGCTGCAGCCCGCCCTGGTGCACGGGCTGGCCCTGGGCTCTGCCGTCGCCATCCTGGCGGACGTCAG cGGAGCCCACCTCAACCCCGCCGCGTCCTTGAGCATATGGCTGGTCGGCGGGATGAACATCACGATGATCATCCCGTACTGGGTGTCCCAGCTCTGCGGAGGGATGATCGGAGCCGGCCTGGCGAAG GCCGTGACGGCGAGCGAGCGGTTCGGGAACGCCAGCGGAGGAGCCTTCAGCGGCATCGTGGCCGACGAGCAGATCCCCTCCGTCCTCGTGGGCGAGATCGTCTTgaccaccttcctcctcctcgtgGTCTGCATGGGCGCCGTCAATGGGAAGACCAAGAGCCCGCTGGCACCTTTCTGGGTCGCCTTCACGGTCACGGCCGCTGTCCTGGCAGG AGGCGGCGTGTCCGGAGCCTGCATGAACCCCGCCAGAGCCTTCGGGCCAGCCGTGGTGGCAAACTACTGGAGCTATCACTGGGTTTACTGGGTGGGACCCCTGCTCGGTGCCCTGCTCAGCGGCGTGCTGGTGAG GCTCCTGCTTGGTGACCGGACCACCCGCCTGCTCCTGAAGTGA